The following are encoded together in the Bacteroidales bacterium MB20-C3-3 genome:
- the metG gene encoding methionine--tRNA ligase produces MEKSYKRDLVTAALPYANGAVHIGHLAGVYIPADIYVRYLRMRGRDVKFICGSDEHGVPITIKARQQNCTPQEVVDKYHLIIKDSFERLGISFDIYSRTSSETHHKTASEFFRKLYDEGKFIEKESEQYYDEEANHFLADRYITGTCPKCGAENAYGDQCEKCGSTLSPNELINPKSTLSGSIPVLKKTSHWYLPLDQYEPWLREWILEQHKEWKVNVYGQCKSWLDGGLQPRAVSRDLDWGVPVPVEGAEGKVLYVWFDAPIGYISNTIELLPNEWEKWWKSDDTRLLHFIGKDNIVFHCIVFPSMLKAYGDGYILPENVPANEFLNLEGNKISTSRNWAVWLHEYLDEFPGKEDVLRYVLCANAPETKDNDFTWKDFQTRNNSELVAILGNFVNRAVVLTHKYFQGEVPSHLKSEQADEETLAQIPVIKRNIEESLETFKFREALREAMNLARLGNKYLADTEPWKLSKTDMERVATILNTSLQICANLVIAFEPFLPHTTQRLSYMLNMKSKTWEDFGSDTILLPGHKINDATLLFEKIEDETIAHQLAKLDALRPKEETALEPQPEKSTLAPAKEECSYDDFMKMDIRTATVLEAERVPKTDKLLKLHIDTGVDKRVIVSGIAEYYTPEEMVGKQICILANLAPRKIKGIESCGMILMAKEESGKMRIVTPEERLSNGSCIN; encoded by the coding sequence ATGGAAAAGAGCTACAAAAGAGACCTTGTAACAGCGGCCCTTCCCTATGCAAACGGGGCTGTGCATATAGGACACCTTGCCGGGGTATATATACCTGCAGATATATATGTGAGGTATCTCCGAATGCGTGGCAGGGATGTTAAATTCATCTGTGGCTCAGACGAGCATGGTGTCCCGATTACAATCAAGGCCCGTCAGCAGAATTGCACACCTCAGGAGGTAGTGGATAAATACCATTTAATAATAAAAGACTCTTTTGAAAGACTTGGAATAAGCTTTGACATTTACTCAAGGACAAGTTCAGAGACGCATCACAAAACTGCATCTGAGTTCTTCAGAAAGCTTTACGATGAGGGCAAATTCATTGAAAAAGAGAGTGAACAATATTATGATGAGGAGGCAAACCATTTTCTTGCAGACCGATATATTACCGGGACCTGTCCAAAATGCGGAGCTGAAAACGCCTATGGTGACCAATGCGAGAAATGCGGCAGTACCCTTAGTCCAAATGAACTAATAAATCCAAAATCCACACTTAGCGGAAGTATTCCTGTCCTTAAAAAGACATCTCACTGGTACCTCCCTCTTGATCAGTATGAGCCCTGGCTCAGAGAGTGGATACTTGAACAGCATAAGGAGTGGAAGGTAAATGTGTATGGGCAATGCAAATCCTGGCTGGACGGAGGCCTGCAGCCTCGTGCAGTAAGCAGGGATCTGGACTGGGGTGTACCTGTCCCGGTTGAAGGTGCAGAGGGTAAAGTCTTATATGTTTGGTTTGATGCACCTATAGGATATATTTCAAATACAATCGAACTATTGCCAAATGAGTGGGAAAAATGGTGGAAAAGCGATGATACCAGGCTCCTGCACTTTATCGGCAAGGATAATATAGTCTTTCACTGCATTGTATTTCCATCCATGCTAAAAGCATACGGAGACGGCTATATACTACCCGAGAATGTGCCTGCCAACGAATTTTTAAACCTTGAGGGGAATAAAATATCTACATCAAGGAATTGGGCAGTATGGCTTCACGAATACCTGGATGAATTCCCGGGAAAAGAGGATGTCCTCCGATATGTACTATGTGCAAATGCACCTGAAACAAAAGATAACGATTTTACCTGGAAGGATTTTCAGACGAGAAATAACAGTGAACTTGTTGCAATCCTTGGGAATTTTGTAAACAGGGCCGTGGTTCTTACTCATAAATATTTTCAGGGAGAGGTCCCATCTCATCTTAAGAGTGAGCAGGCAGACGAAGAGACATTGGCACAGATTCCTGTTATAAAAAGGAATATTGAAGAGAGCCTTGAGACATTCAAGTTTCGCGAAGCTCTGAGAGAGGCTATGAATCTTGCCAGACTAGGCAATAAATACCTTGCAGACACTGAGCCCTGGAAGCTTTCCAAAACCGATATGGAGAGGGTGGCTACAATTCTTAACACCTCCCTTCAGATTTGCGCAAATCTGGTAATTGCTTTTGAACCATTCCTGCCTCATACAACTCAGAGACTCTCATATATGCTTAATATGAAGAGTAAAACATGGGAGGATTTTGGATCGGACACGATACTTCTTCCCGGTCATAAAATTAATGATGCCACGCTCCTTTTTGAGAAAATTGAGGATGAGACTATAGCACATCAGCTGGCTAAACTTGACGCACTCAGACCTAAAGAGGAGACAGCCCTGGAGCCTCAGCCTGAAAAGAGTACACTGGCTCCGGCTAAAGAGGAGTGCTCTTACGATGATTTTATGAAAATGGATATCCGTACAGCTACCGTCCTGGAGGCCGAGAGGGTTCCTAAAACAGACAAGCTTCTTAAATTACATATTGACACAGGAGTGGACAAAAGAGTTATTGTCTCAGGAATAGCTGAGTATTACACTCCTGAAGAGATGGTGGGCAAACAAATATGTATTTTAGCAAACTTAGCTCCAAGAAAGATTAAGGGGATTGAGTCCTGCGGTATGATACTTATGGCAAAAGAGGAGAGCGGAAAGATGAGAATCGTTACTCCTGAAGAGAGACTTTCAAACGGAAGCTGTATTAATTAA